One part of the Acinetobacter sp. XS-4 genome encodes these proteins:
- a CDS encoding YdcF family protein has translation MPKVHLMVRLVQVVTVLFVLLGCFVVFLYSPFYSKLIVAGLNYFVPVDVNQVAAESQRQAALSEHDNLEPGSNLWIARQAYLKLTEKALREKKTTDLTYLQENYKALQQIIILEEKEQDSEAAASVTVPLVVKNSEIDAADEASSPIDEALFINSSENKALTEQYTEFLARKPVVPEHQKAVSEPEQKIEYVRKNPLPAPAKKLSQPYAIVVLGGGLTLDKNGKDIVVNGYTRLRLEKTLEVEKQNQLPIVLSGVEAPYMQAWLKERGVDAKLLEKRSMNTCENTRFSSLLLQKKGGAPTVMLVTDEYHMPRTRRLFALNGIETIPVVAPMPTPLTRWQPSVQNYDHSRRANYELLATIRDMLFGSSDCREVP, from the coding sequence ATGCCAAAAGTACACTTAATGGTACGTTTAGTACAAGTAGTCACCGTGCTATTTGTACTATTAGGCTGTTTCGTGGTTTTTTTATATTCGCCGTTCTATTCAAAATTAATTGTAGCTGGGCTTAATTATTTTGTACCTGTTGATGTGAATCAAGTTGCCGCTGAAAGCCAGAGACAGGCTGCATTAAGTGAACATGATAATTTAGAGCCGGGTTCAAATCTATGGATTGCTCGTCAAGCCTATTTAAAGCTGACTGAAAAAGCATTACGTGAAAAAAAGACAACAGATCTGACCTATCTTCAAGAAAACTATAAGGCTTTGCAGCAAATTATTATTTTAGAAGAAAAGGAACAAGATTCAGAGGCAGCCGCTTCTGTAACGGTTCCTTTAGTAGTGAAAAACTCAGAAATTGATGCTGCTGATGAAGCAAGTAGCCCTATTGATGAAGCACTGTTTATTAATAGTTCAGAAAATAAGGCTCTTACAGAGCAATATACCGAGTTTTTAGCAAGAAAACCTGTTGTTCCAGAACATCAAAAAGCTGTTAGCGAACCTGAACAAAAGATCGAATATGTTCGTAAAAATCCTTTACCAGCTCCAGCTAAAAAGTTATCACAACCTTATGCAATTGTTGTTTTAGGCGGTGGTTTGACTCTTGATAAAAATGGAAAAGATATTGTCGTTAATGGCTATACACGATTGAGACTAGAAAAAACCTTAGAAGTTGAAAAACAAAATCAGCTTCCTATTGTACTGAGCGGGGTTGAAGCACCTTATATGCAAGCTTGGTTAAAAGAGCGCGGTGTAGATGCAAAGCTACTAGAAAAACGTAGTATGAATACTTGTGAAAATACACGTTTTAGCTCTCTATTGCTTCAGAAAAAGGGTGGAGCACCGACGGTCATGTTGGTTACAGATGAATACCATATGCCGCGTACTCGTCGATTATTTGCTTTGAATGGTATTGAAACCATTCCTGTTGTGGCTCCAATGCCAACACCACTGACACGCTGGCAACCAAGTGTGCAAAATTACGATCATAGCCGTCGTGCAAATTATGAATTACTTGCGACAATTCGCGACATGTTGTTTGGTTCAAGTGATTGTCGAGAGGTACCTTAA
- a CDS encoding alpha/beta hydrolase: MSDIPFLNPAVLKQLDLPVPNRDLTPQVLSPLNLNTLEEPSRDLLAYRKLYGLHLLECDHWQGYVQMPLFRLHVQVFKPKVEKIQGTVCLLHGYLEHSGIYQPIIREILEQGFSVITYDLPGHGLSNGSPASIQNFDHYQQVLMAVYQYVKHADQLPKPWVGIGQSTGGAIWMHHLLEYAEKRQDPIVDRVLLLSPLIRPAKTAWWHNPVGLGIIRRIKRQVPRHFRRNNHNPEFLRFIRLKDPLQPRMMGMDWILAMSKWMQEMEERPACRIPVWLAQGALDQTVDWRYNIEFIRRKFRLQTLLMLEEGSHQLINERADIRAALTGLIPAFLHAKPKHFYY, translated from the coding sequence ATGTCAGATATCCCGTTTCTCAATCCTGCCGTATTAAAACAATTAGATTTGCCGGTTCCTAACCGTGATCTTACGCCACAGGTTCTAAGTCCACTTAATTTAAATACATTAGAAGAACCCTCTCGAGATTTATTGGCTTACCGTAAGTTGTATGGTTTGCATTTACTTGAATGTGATCATTGGCAGGGCTATGTTCAAATGCCTTTGTTCCGATTACATGTGCAAGTTTTCAAGCCTAAAGTAGAAAAAATACAAGGTACCGTCTGCTTATTACATGGCTATCTTGAGCATAGTGGTATTTATCAGCCCATTATTCGTGAAATTCTTGAACAAGGTTTTAGTGTCATTACCTATGACTTACCAGGGCATGGTTTAAGCAATGGCTCACCAGCAAGTATTCAAAATTTTGATCACTATCAACAAGTTTTGATGGCTGTTTATCAATATGTAAAACATGCAGATCAGTTACCAAAACCTTGGGTAGGAATTGGACAAAGTACGGGTGGTGCAATTTGGATGCATCACTTATTAGAATATGCTGAAAAACGCCAAGATCCGATTGTAGATAGAGTTTTACTACTTTCTCCTTTGATTCGTCCTGCAAAAACAGCATGGTGGCATAACCCAGTTGGATTGGGCATTATTCGCCGTATTAAGCGCCAAGTACCAAGACACTTTAGACGTAATAATCATAATCCTGAATTTTTACGTTTTATTCGTTTAAAAGATCCATTGCAGCCCCGAATGATGGGAATGGACTGGATTTTGGCAATGTCTAAATGGATGCAAGAAATGGAAGAGCGGCCTGCTTGTCGCATTCCCGTCTGGCTTGCACAAGGTGCTCTCGATCAGACAGTTGATTGGCGGTACAACATTGAGTTTATTCGTCGCAAATTTAGGCTGCAAACGCTATTAATGCTAGAAGAAGGGTCTCATCAATTAATTAATGAGCGTGCAGATATACGTGCAGCTTTAACAGGGTTGATTCCAGCATTTTTACATGCGAAGCCAAAACATTTTTATTATTAA
- a CDS encoding linear amide C-N hydrolase, producing the protein MLKKTFISSFVALAVGLSSYAVACTRAVYLGNNQHIITARSMDWKVDTGTNLWIMPNGVSRDGSAGSNSIKWTSKYGSVIATGYEVSTTDGMNEAGLVANILWLVESQYPDVKKTDKPLLSIAAWAQYVLDNFATVDEAVKALEKEPYTIVTDNVPGESRLTTLHLSISDKTGDSAIIEYIDGKQVIHHSRSYQVMTNSPTFDKQLALAEYWKQIGETIMLPGTNRASDRFARASFYINAIPKNDDSKQAQASVFSVIRNASVPYGLNTQEEPNISSTRWRTVADHKQMLYFFESALSPNVFWVDLKKINFKDGKTRRLDLGPDQSHIYAGDATSSFKIAKPFVFLSPSMR; encoded by the coding sequence ATGTTGAAAAAAACATTCATCTCTTCTTTTGTCGCACTAGCTGTAGGTTTAAGTAGCTATGCTGTTGCTTGTACACGTGCCGTATATTTAGGCAATAACCAACATATTATTACTGCTCGCTCAATGGACTGGAAAGTTGATACGGGTACAAATTTATGGATTATGCCAAACGGGGTTAGTCGTGATGGTAGTGCAGGCTCCAACTCAATAAAATGGACGTCGAAATATGGAAGCGTAATTGCCACAGGCTATGAAGTTTCAACAACAGATGGAATGAATGAAGCTGGCTTGGTTGCTAATATTTTATGGTTAGTGGAGTCTCAATATCCAGATGTGAAAAAAACGGATAAGCCTTTACTCAGTATTGCGGCATGGGCTCAATATGTACTCGATAATTTCGCAACTGTCGATGAAGCCGTCAAAGCATTAGAAAAAGAACCTTATACGATTGTTACCGATAATGTCCCTGGCGAATCGAGGCTCACTACTCTGCATTTATCTATTTCTGACAAAACAGGTGATAGCGCAATTATTGAATATATTGACGGGAAACAAGTGATTCATCATAGCCGCAGCTATCAAGTCATGACTAACTCGCCTACTTTCGATAAGCAACTCGCACTTGCCGAATATTGGAAACAAATTGGTGAAACAATCATGCTCCCCGGTACAAACCGAGCATCTGATCGCTTTGCACGTGCATCTTTTTACATTAATGCAATTCCTAAAAATGATGATAGTAAACAGGCTCAAGCCTCTGTATTTAGTGTCATTCGAAATGCGTCTGTTCCCTATGGACTCAATACGCAAGAAGAACCGAATATATCTTCAACTCGCTGGCGAACTGTGGCCGATCATAAACAGATGCTTTACTTTTTCGAGTCAGCACTATCACCAAATGTATTTTGGGTTGATTTGAAAAAGATTAATTTTAAAGATGGTAAAACGCGTAGACTAGATTTAGGCCCTGATCAAAGCCATATCTATGCAGGTGATGCCACTTCTTCTTTTAAAATTGCAAAACCATTTGTATTTTTAAGCCCATCTATGCGTTAA
- a CDS encoding FMN-binding glutamate synthase family protein, with protein sequence MASPAQIIRHKFLNTFFSRHSLWFLCIFTALSITWFRTVYTPHSIYYFISDTLLNGLWVLTGALSLLGLYDVLQNKHSILRNYPIMGHFRFLFEDIRPEIRQYFIEADQDALPFSRMQRSLVYQRAKNENADKPFGSIIDVYQENYRFIVHSISPCPPADPKSFRIQVGNAQCLQPYSASIMNISAMSFGSLSANAIRALNKGAQLGGFYHDTGEGSLSPYHLENGGDIVWQIASGYFGCRTLDGKFDEQKFAKQSQLPQIKMIELKLSQGAKPGHGGILPKHKITAEIAQIRGVSRDHDCISPAKHSSFSTPIEMMHFLQKLRTLSGGKPVGFKLCIGQPWQFMSIVKAMLETKIVPDFIVVDGSEGGTGAAPIEFSDNIGTPLREGLRFVHNTLVGAGLRDQVKIGASGKIISAFDIASTFALGADWVNSARGFMFAVGCIQAQSCHTNQCPVGVATQDKDRQKAIDVPTKSERVFNFHKNTLHALSEMIAAAGLRHPSDIKAHHLAQRVNDREIKNYAQLHFFLKEGELLQSELNNDDDNFYYRMWNMADPNHF encoded by the coding sequence ATGGCGAGTCCAGCACAAATCATTCGACATAAATTTCTCAATACATTTTTTTCGCGCCATTCTCTCTGGTTCTTATGTATTTTTACTGCACTGAGCATCACCTGGTTTCGAACCGTATACACCCCTCATAGTATCTATTATTTTATTTCTGATACTCTCCTTAACGGGTTATGGGTGCTTACAGGTGCACTAAGTTTATTAGGCCTTTACGATGTTTTGCAGAATAAACATTCAATTCTAAGAAACTACCCAATTATGGGGCATTTTCGTTTTTTGTTTGAAGATATACGCCCAGAAATTCGCCAATACTTTATTGAAGCGGATCAAGATGCCCTACCTTTTTCGCGTATGCAAAGAAGTCTAGTTTATCAACGTGCTAAAAATGAAAATGCAGATAAACCATTTGGTTCAATCATTGACGTTTATCAAGAAAATTATCGATTCATTGTCCATTCAATAAGCCCTTGCCCACCAGCAGATCCAAAGAGCTTTCGTATTCAGGTAGGTAATGCACAATGCCTTCAACCGTATAGTGCATCAATTATGAACATCTCTGCCATGAGTTTTGGTAGTTTAAGTGCCAATGCAATTCGTGCCTTAAATAAAGGTGCACAGTTAGGTGGTTTCTATCATGATACTGGCGAAGGTAGTTTAAGTCCTTATCATCTGGAAAATGGTGGTGATATTGTTTGGCAAATTGCCAGTGGTTATTTTGGCTGCCGTACCTTAGATGGCAAATTTGACGAACAGAAGTTTGCCAAGCAATCTCAATTGCCACAGATCAAGATGATTGAGCTGAAGCTTTCGCAAGGTGCAAAACCAGGCCATGGTGGTATTTTACCTAAACATAAAATTACCGCAGAAATTGCGCAAATCCGTGGTGTTTCTCGCGATCATGACTGTATTTCTCCGGCAAAGCATTCTAGTTTTTCGACCCCTATTGAAATGATGCATTTCTTACAAAAATTGCGCACATTATCTGGTGGTAAACCAGTTGGTTTTAAACTTTGTATTGGTCAACCTTGGCAGTTCATGAGTATTGTTAAAGCAATGCTAGAAACAAAAATTGTTCCTGACTTTATTGTCGTTGATGGCTCTGAAGGTGGTACAGGTGCAGCACCAATTGAGTTTAGCGACAATATTGGTACTCCATTACGTGAGGGTTTACGTTTTGTTCATAACACCCTTGTTGGTGCAGGACTAAGAGATCAAGTTAAGATTGGTGCGAGTGGTAAAATCATTAGTGCCTTCGATATTGCCAGTACTTTTGCGCTCGGTGCAGATTGGGTTAATTCAGCACGTGGCTTCATGTTTGCTGTTGGATGTATTCAGGCACAAAGCTGTCACACTAACCAGTGCCCTGTAGGTGTTGCAACCCAAGATAAAGACCGTCAAAAAGCAATTGATGTACCAACTAAATCAGAACGCGTATTTAATTTTCATAAAAATACATTGCATGCATTATCAGAAATGATTGCTGCGGCTGGTTTACGTCACCCTTCAGATATTAAAGCTCACCATTTGGCTCAGCGAGTAAATGACCGTGAAATTAAGAACTATGCTCAATTGCATTTTTTCTTAAAAGAAGGCGAACTTTTACAGTCTGAACTTAATAATGACGATGATAATTTTTATTATCGAATGTGGAATATGGCGGATCCTAATCACTTTTAA